Proteins found in one Pyrus communis chromosome 15, drPyrComm1.1, whole genome shotgun sequence genomic segment:
- the LOC137718178 gene encoding uncharacterized protein has translation MLSPFSCVFFHQKDVQDEPFSSPCSTPKRSTKRSSKESKNPYSSRGLDKFSELLADLEEKRQKIYAQTPQQDIFLVRFMFKESNEDAPPVPVVIKLKDNKKEDRKEKTKIQVVTEKHATSNSEGLNNFTVEPSTPTKEVAVQQQPKNYKRVRSSLNFKDMNLGIWRRPSYYLPVVVVFILVLLAVFGRSVAILCTSIGWYALPTLEESNGKAKRASKKKNHGRRLSDNNNNNHGLLSSPKSNNIGAGSTPRSQQHGHQKIW, from the coding sequence ATGTTAAGCCCTTTCAGCTGCGTATTCTTCCATCAGAAAGATGTTCAAGACGAACCCTTTTCAAGTCCTTGCTCCACGCCGAAAAGATCAACAAAGAGAAGTAGCAAGGAGAGCAAGAACCCCTATTCGAGTCGAGGCCTCGACAAGTTCTCTGAACTCTTAGCCGATCTCGAAGAGAAACGGCAGAAGATTTATGCGCAAACGCCTCAGCAAGACATATTCCTCGTCCGCTTCATGTTCAAGGAGTCGAACGAGGACGCCCCTCCCGTCCCGGTCGTGATCAAGTTGAAGGACAACAAGAAAGAAGACCGCAAAGAGAAAACCAAAATTCAGGTGGTGACAGAAAAGCATGCAACGAGTAACTCGGAAGGTTTGAATAATTTTACCGTCGAGCCTTCCACGCCCACAAAAGAAGTAGCAGTTCAGCAACAACCAAAGAATTATAAGAGGGTGCGTTCGTCATTAAACTTTAAGGACATGAACTTGGGCATCTGGAGAAGGCCTTCTTACTATTTGCCGGTGGTTGTGGTGTTCATTTTGGTGCTGCTGGCGGTGTTCGGGCGGTCggttgcaattctgtgcacgtCTATCGGCTGGTACGCATTGCCGACGTTGGAAGAAAGCAATGGCAAGGCAAAAAGAGCgtcaaagaagaaaaatcatGGTAGAAGATTGAgtgacaataataataataatcatggACTATTGTCTTCTCCAAAGAGTAACAACATAGGGGCCGGAAGCACGCCCAGATCACAACAACACGGTCATCAGAAAATTTGGTGA